The segment TACACCACGTTCAGAAAAACCATCAACACCACGTTCAAGAGTAATGATCATGATTCAAAACTGTTGTATCTTCCATATTTCATcaattaattttactttttgtttgatCTCTTCTCTCTTACGTTTTCTCATTCTTCTTCTCCATAGCTTCATTTTTTAAAGGCAAAAGTCAAAATTACAGACTAAAAAGGACGAAGAAAACACATATACAGACACAGAAAGAGGGATGCTTGAGATGAAAAACCAGCCAAGGTAAAAGACAACTTAGACAAGATAGCaagataattttatatttatcgcTTCGTATTCTTCGTttttttggaatgagatttttGACTCCTGCAAAATAAAATCCATACAGGTTTATGATTACTCTTAATTTAGATTCAATTTCCTTCTATTCTCAATCAATAATctattaaatttttgtttttgtatattCTAGATAAGAAATAGCCTTTTGAGTTTTTCATAACTTATTTCTTCAATAAAAGAATAGAAAATCAAAGCTTTGTCATTAACGAagataacaaaatattattttaaaacaaaagtggaaataactaaatattaaaactaaagttaTTTGATCCATATAGTGTATTGAGAAAAGAGACCGAAGAATACAAATTTATGATTTGGTGGAAATTTTTGGCAAATGAAAGTTAGAAATCAAGGTtagttaaactattttttgttgatgaaaaaaactatttttttaaggTTAGTGAAACTAAAAAGAGCCAAATTCTTCAATGCTCAAATTATAATTCATGATGttaaatttcctttttaaaataattttctcttCTAATAAACATAATTTAAGTTTCTGCATAAACATGGCACTGAATTCTTTCTGTATAATACCTTATATAGGCTGTAGTATTCTACATATAAAGTCATCTTTATGCTACTTTTCTGCTTCTACTTAAACATTTAAACATGGCATTGAATTCGTCGCTGATCAGTATGTTGCTTGACTTGCTGTCTATGTGAACTACTTTTGGCTCAATTGCTTCATGCAGATAAGCAAGACTACACAGACGCACAGGATGATTAGTATGCAGGGCCGAGCACAGCCCAGTAAGGTTACGGATGTGTAAAGATAATTTTCTCTTCCCAAATTACGTTTACTCACTATGGTCTACATATAAAGTCATCTTTAGAAATTGGAAAACTCATATGGTCAAAAAAGAAAACTgtaataaactttaaaaaatatatgtcaaTAACATACTCACTATGGACTAaatcaatttcttttttttttgaaaagaaatcaATTTCTTTTTTGAACTAAATCAATTTCAATCTGCTGAAAATTGTTTATTACTTGGTGTGATAATTCAAAGAAAGAAAGTAATATTAACCtctttttcattataaattttataaatacattatatatatatatatttaaaatatattcacataaaataACGTCCGTGCTAAGCACGGGAGATaatactagtatatatataataaccaaACTAAATTAACTTAATTAaccaaaattatcaaaattatctaaaatatccgattttaaagcaaaaaaaaatggttattttcagaAATAAAAGTAAAAGCCGAAATTAACCGATAACCGAAGCAACATATAATTTGGTAAATTTtggaattattttttaaaatttcaaaaaccaaaaattcggtttggttcggttctaaGTCTCGATGAAACAATTATTAACCACAGAGACACTTCGCGGTGCAGAACAACTGAGCCACGTCACTGACAAAACGGCATCGTTTTGAGGCATCTGATGAATCTGCCCACTTGCCAAGACAGACGTGAGTTCTGTTCCGTCTCTTCTTTAATCAATTCACGACTATGGCCTCGCGTTTATTATCGACGACACTCATCACACCGCCGGCAAATGTCAACAAATCGTCGTCGGGTCTAACGGGGAGAGTGAGGTTGAGAAAGGGAAGGCTTAGTATCAGGGCAGTAAGCGGCAGCTCTCAAGGAGGTTCCGTAGATGGAACCGTGTACAAAGGCGTTTATGGTCCCTGGACCGTTGAGCAGTCTGATGTCAAAGAGGTGCGTCTCTTCCATACGAGTTATACTTCAATTGGGTTCCTTAAAAGTTAATATATTGGAACATGCAAGTATCACAGTTGTAAGTCTAATTTGTTCATGTAACTTAGAAAGATAGAGTTTTTATTAGCTTTATGTTGAAAATTTTTGCTTCTTGAACTTTGAAGTTAAGCCTATCAAGTATCTCTTTCTCTTCAGGTTATTTTGTACAGATCAGGACTGGTAACTGCTGCTGCTTCCTTTGTAGCCGCTTCTTCTGCCGCCTTTTTACCGGAGAACTCATGGTTAAGTGAAATAATCAAGCAAAACCAGGACTTGTTCTACCTTGTTGGTGCTGGTGGTTTAGGGCTATCTCTGTTTCTGATTCATATATATGTAACGGAGATCAAGAGGACCCTTCAGGCTTTATGGGCACTTGGTGTTGTTGGTTCTTTAGCCGCTTATGCTGCCCTTGCTAGACCAGATAGCGATAGCTTGGTTCAGTATGTCGTTGATCATCCAACTGCTGTTTGGTTTGTTGGTCCTCTTTTCGCTTCCCTCACTGGGCTCGTTTTCAAAGAAGGTAGTTCGATGATAATGGTGGATGTATCAGGTTTCATATTTGTACTCATACTAatgttcttgatttttttttttttttgcagggcTCTGCTACGGTAAGCTAGAAGCTGGTCTTCTTACGTTCATCATACCCTCAGTACTTCTCGGTCATTTGGTAAAGTATCTTCCTGTTTCAGCTACCTTAGTATCACATCCTTGAATCTTGGTTAGACCATGTTCTGAGACTAAGTAATGGGTGATGAATTTGCAGAGTGGCCTGATGAATGATGAGGCGAAACTGGTGTTGCTAGGAACATGGATGGCACTCTTTGTAGTATTTGCTGGAAGAAAATTCACTCAGCCTATAAAGGTACCACTGTTGTTCACTACAAATTCAAATATGGAAGCTTCAAAAAGAGTTCTTGCTAATCTCCTTCAAGTATCAGAATGCtttatcactaatcatatgTGGTCTGGTTTGTTGGTTGTTGAAGGATGATATTGGGGATAAATCTGTTTTCATGTTCATGGCTCTTCCGGAAGATGAGAAGAAGGCTGTAGTTGCAAAACTCGAGCAAGATAATTCTGGTTAAGACTCTGAATGATTATACAAAATGTTTTAAGTATCTTCAAGAACATGTAAATATCATGTACCCGTAGGTGATGTATACTAGTGGGGAGAGACGCTACCATAAACATTTTGTGTATCTTTATCTTGCATTGATAAATGACAATAGAAATCACAAAACCTAGTTTTCTCCCAACTCTCTCTGCGCGACTGTAGATCAACGCCTCTCCAGTGGCTATGGCTTTTAGCCGGTGCTGGGGTGGGCTCCCTTGCTCTCTGTTTTGCTCTTAGGAATCTCCTTGgtgcttcttcttcatctcgTGAGCTCATTCTTACTCGATGTCATAGCTTTTGCAGGCTGATGGTGCCTCTCTATTGACGCCGGTGGTTGTGGGAGGCAGCAGATCTGATGGGACTTCGATTTTTGTTGGTCTCTGTTATGGTTTTTCCGATAAGGTTTGGATCTACAGGTTGTGCTGATTTTTGTCGGTTATGTTTCAGGCTTCTCATCGGTGTTTGCCTGTTGTGTTGGGTCTTAAGTGCTTGGTATGGCAATACTTTAGAACTGCATTTCTTTTCTTGGTTTGCTCAGAATCCTTATTGGGTGTGTTTCATTATGAAACTTTTGGAAGGGAGTTGTCTCTTCTGTTACCCTGGTTGTGTTTCTTCCCactgtttttttcttgtttgtgTATGGCGTGGTTCGTTACTGTCATGGTTCTGGTTCTCTTGTGATTTTGGTTAGGCGGTTTCTTTGAAGTGTCTCCCTTCGATGCTTGGGTTTTAAGGGTTCCTATTTCTAGCAGTTGGTGTAGGATGAATGCATTGAACTTGTAGCTTCGTTAGGTCTTTGATTACCTTGGGACGAAGGCTAAGCAAGAGATCATCTTATCCTTTCTCCAGTCAAGTTTAGGCTGGTGCTTTTAACTCCTTGGTTTGGGACTGCTCTCTCGCGTCCTTTATGTTGTAGCCTTTAGTAGTTTTCGGTTACGTTTGGAGTGACGgtattatcatttatttttgtttccttgAGAGTGAGGTCTTTGTCGTTTATTGGAATTAGGCGTTTCAGTGGTATTGCTTTGCTAATATCTCTTTTGTTGCGACGGTCAGAATTGGTGGGATTGATTTCACGGAACCAGATCTCTAAAAACTGATTTCTTTTTAAGCCGCTAATGTAGATAAAAGTACTTAGTTATATTTTAGTGCAACTAAAAACTGTCTAATCctaacttttattatttattatatttttgtcaaattaaacaatcataaaaCATAAATTCAATATGATAAATGTTTGTACAAACAAAAATCTAACATGATAAATTTagtacataaaatattttttttatacttatcatcattttttgatttataaaagaaaatgtgAGGATGTACGAGTTATATTTTTAAGGGGAATTAGGGATCATGTCCATAACATATCAAAAATTAAGAATATACACATAACAACGTTTAGGCTACTGTATAATACATATTATTATGAAATTGGACAATAATGGCCTTAACTGCGcgtgaaaaaaaaatgtatctttgtGTTTTGCTTCATGAAACTAatagaaaaaaagattttgagCAACAGCTGGAGAACAGAAAAGAGGTACATCAGAGAGCGACAATTACAGAGTGTTCGTAGAAATAAGAGAATCACTTGACGGCATGACTACCGAGGAACCAGCTGAATCTCGGTAAATTTGTTATGATTGAATAGAATCAGGGGATCAAGCAACAATTTCGGTTACCGTGaaacaaatatgtgaatcaataTCTTTAAGAATATGAAGAACAATGCGATGGATTGAACTGGGGAAGAAGAACAGTATCTTATATCATGTATTCCATACTAATTTTCAAGTACAGTATAGTATGCTTCACTTACATTGGAACCAccgtttatttatttttttgcttgATCAAGAATCAGATGATggattgaaaataaattttgtgtaatatattttattttattttattttataatcacAGTATATTATGTTATAATTCTCCTTTTTCTCTTTGACAAATTGTATCTCCTTCGCCTCTTATGCTATTGTGTTGAATGAATGCTCTAAGTTAATGGAGATTCACATACATGTTTGTATTGACAATTTATATAGCTTTCATACAGTATTTGAATAAACATTACATTATAGTATactaatctattcatcaaaataGTATAGTTTTTTTCTGTCGCTTTTACTCTTACACTCCCTCCTACTCTTTCCCACCTCCCCTCTCTTCCCCGGTCTCTCTCTCCATTCCTCCTTCCTTTCCTCCATACTTCTATCTTTcctccttcctcctcctcccctCCTGTTCCTCACCTCTCCATTTTCCTCCTTTTCCCATTCATCAATTATAGTAACTATCATTGCCATACTATTCTAAATgaaatatagtatattttagtttCCAGATCCATAGATGCTTCCGTGTTTAGCCGGTAGATTCGTTGTCTGGCTTTGCCTCACTCCATCTGTGAGGAGCTTCTTCGACAGTTTCGAGTGAATTGAGTTTACGCGCGCTTGGTCGAGTCTCAGGATCTCCGCATGGTCTGGACTCGTGGATTTGCCTCTTGTTAAACGCGAGCACGTGCCGTGCCTATGTGTCACGTGCAGTGAGGACTTTGTGTTAGACGCTGAGTGGGAAGATAAGCTCACGttagaaacaacaaaaaatgcATACCGAttctccaaaaaaataaatactttttgtaataacaaaatattaattacagtcatatatgtttttttgttatacaTGTTTTTCATTCCTACACATCTAAACTATCGCTTCATTCCTAATCACGTTATAGTAATATTAATGACATATTTGCAGAAATCTGGAATTAATTGTAACTTAATTGATAGTAAACAACTAAAGTATGCATCCATATCATCATTACATAATGAAATCAataatataagtatataaaagGGCAAATTAAtactgtgtatatatatatatatatatatgtgtgtttgtAGTATGCAATGTGCATCTATCTTATGTATAACACTAAAACACAATGAATCACCGTGAATTGAATTGGCTAAGGGAATATTACCTCTTGCAGAAAGAACATAGGGTGATGATGGTGAAGGGAAGAGAGAGTTAAGTTGGATAGTATGAGAATCAATCTCTTTCCTCTGTTTCGCTCGAGCTCCCTCGCTACAATCCCAACTGAAACATACACAAAGGATTATTGTGATATTTAACAAATTCCTATTAAAGCTCATTTTTGCTCTCTTCTTCTCCCTCGCAATATTAGAAGTGTCGCTCAATTTCATGTTAAGGTTGGTCCTTTTATAACCAATATCTTGGATCAAGAAAGCCTCGAGTGGAGGTTGCTAAAGTTACGAAGCACTCCAATCATCAGCTAATCTCTTTAAACGATCTACATtggttaatttatttaataattaatatcctTTTTTTTCACTTAACAATTCAATactcatttaaattttagttttgaaaaatagttttattagaTAAAATTTAACACTTTATTccacaatttttattttatatttttatttaataactaCATGTTATTAGTAATTTTCAActgaaatttaattaattaaaattacatattttaaataagatttagttgttttattatatattcttgactattttaaatacaatacTGGACGGTAGTTTCCAAGGAATGATGGTATACAGAAATTTGGTAAATTTTACTTTGGAGTTGattgaaatattaattttgaaatatgtaACTGTTGAGATTTGAATAGGGGAAAAGGTAATTAGCTGTATTTTTTGGATACTGAAAAGATAATTGTTAGGATCCATTTcacaaaaaagaaagatttttaaagatataaataaaagttttagagaataactaaaaataattatagttaaatgatgtttttgtagttaaatgaaatgaatcaaacttctatttataaagtaaaaataatgaattgatatataaacataaaattgttTACTATAGTTAATTTTAATTGGATGAGATACAAATGTTAATCACTAATTAAAAAACACTTGTCACGGTCTTACCAATTAATTTTCTCTTTCACACACCGATTTAATTAGCGTAATGAAAGGGTATAATGATTCAGTCAACTATTCATTGAGTTGTATGTTAAGTAAGTATCAAGTTATGCATGGATGTTTATGAAGCATGTTAATTAGTTTGTGATGTAAAATAAagtttcaattattttaattaggtcTGCTCACATTTATCTGGAACCAACGAACCGAGCCAAAAAATCCGGTTCAGGTTTTGATCAAATTAGTTGCACGAAGGATTTTACATCTCTAGAACCGAAAAACCAAAACTGAACTGAGAACCGAATAtccaaattttataatatagtttatatgcttataaatttaaactatatttaattttaaaataagcaaatcatttaaaataatatttataaaagaaaatacccTAAAACTGAATTACCAGAATACAttttatccaaaatttaaattatttgaataatcTAAATTTTAATCGAAAAATCCGAAAAAATCTGATATGTAATTTAAAAATCCTgagttttcttattttttaattggaGTTAACCTAAAAATTGAAACCGAACCAAATGGGATCCAAAATTACGTAGAATATTATTTGATTTCCAACTTGTTACTCAaactaaattttctaaatattcgAACAGATATTAAACCTCTAGAACCAAAgaacaaacagaaacaaaacagaaaactGAATAGCTAATATTAAGTGTCGACAACacatgtatatgtttttttctttaattaataCATGATTGTAGTCATTAAGATATTTTGGCTAAATAATAGAAGAGACCATTTCATAAGCTATTTTACATGGAATGGCTGTTGGAGGTGCATTGCTCGTCTCTAAATAATGATGTAAATGTATTATGTTTTTTCACTTATTCGTTTTGTTTCATGTCGTTTGTATTATTCAATTGTTGTACATTAATTGAGTAATTTTTGTGCTTTATTTGTCAGTTTCAAagcaatataaataaatacatgatttacatatattattatattgttcTATGTAATTATACAAATTTTGTGAGTTACACTATAGAATTATGTACATGATATTAATGTTTacagtattttatatattaattttggtgtttattatatatatatatacgtttctaatttctaaatatttttaagttctcATTGTTGCGTTTTTCTAATATTTCTGTTTCCACGTATCAGATTTCGATCCTAATTCCATGTAACATAATTCATATGTTTCCTTAATACATGCAGTATTTAAGGTTGCTTTGCATTCAAATAATTTGGAGTAATAAACTATTAGTATCAACAAAATGTGAAAGAAATGACTTAATGCAATTATTTAACATTGTATCACTTGATTCCAGCATGTGAGTACATGTGAGTAACAACCACTGTACACATGCTTGTATTTATTGGGAAGTAATCAATCTCAACgaaaattatttctaatatattttaaatcatgAACGTTATACACGTACAATAGTTTAAACAGTCTATAAAAACCCTTtagcaaaaaatatattttaaacagtTTACCGTAAAAGTTTTGTGAAGTTACATATAGCgagttatataaaatttattcattaaTTAAAGCACTCAAATATGGTTATCAAAAGGTTGAATCCACTTTATTCAAACTAGTAATTTCTTtagaaagaagaaaatatatgaCCATCTGTCTGGGATTTTGACGAGTTTAGGACGCAACATATTTCAGATTTGATTTATTAGTTAGGAGAaattaaaaacttctatttagAATGACTAATTTAGTCTTTCTATCATAATATAAGgatatttatgtaaatttatttaaaagaaaatttgaaaagcGATATCAAACTTATGCTAAATAAATAATTCATTTATAGAAATTGTTTGAAATACCACAAATTGATTACCACTTTTAAAAATGCTTTCAATTAGAAATTTCCTAACATTTTAGTTTAGTTATTattgtttagagtttagtatttaagttagttttataaactttgataataattattaaatatttataaatgatttaggagaattaattttcatttaaatttgaaaagtgctataaaatttatggtaaaataagaattctcccttaatattttaaaatattacattgCTTTTGATTTtcccttaatattttaaaatattacatcgctttaaatttttttcaacacaatttttttttttcgtgttgaatttcaaattttttttatcatctattattttatcttttgtaaaattttgaatattttcattttgactttgaaaaaattatgcaactatttttcatctaaaatattagatgaattttaaattcttgttactaaaattaaagaaacatttttattaaaaaatatttgatttttgattgtgagttttttttaattttttgaaagatttttttgaaagttagcaatatctatatatattgatatttaataaaaaaaaattctaattttatCACAAGTTTGATAACACTTTTCAAATTTATCTTTAAAGGAtagacattttcataaatattttaaatttgcgataaaaaaactaaagtaatcctcataaatcatttataaagtttaagaatcatttatagatttttataaaTGCAACCTTGCCCATAAaattaaaccctaaacaatAATCACTATAAACTAAATTCAAATGTTGTAGTGTTATTAATTGAAAAAGATTTTGAAAAGTGATATTTAACTGGAGGAGTTGCCAAAAATGACCAAAAATTTAACTTAAAATGCAAAAATGTACCCTAAGTTCAATAAACTATTACCCAAAAAGAGAGTAAAATTACAAACATCTctttatgaccaaacaaaaacatttaatCACTTTTACAATTATAACCTACGAAGTCTTCTCGGGTTAGTGAAATCTTCTATGAGAAGATAATTCTTCTTAGG is part of the Brassica rapa cultivar Chiifu-401-42 chromosome A09, CAAS_Brap_v3.01, whole genome shotgun sequence genome and harbors:
- the LOC103838985 gene encoding uncharacterized protein LOC103838985, which produces MASRLLSTTLITPPANVNKSSSGLTGRVRLRKGRLSIRAVSGSSQGGSVDGTVYKGVYGPWTVEQSDVKEVILYRSGLVTAAASFVAASSAAFLPENSWLSEIIKQNQDLFYLVGAGGLGLSLFLIHIYVTEIKRTLQALWALGVVGSLAAYAALARPDSDSLVQYVVDHPTAVWFVGPLFASLTGLVFKEGLCYGKLEAGLLTFIIPSVLLGHLSGLMNDEAKLVLLGTWMALFVVFAGRKFTQPIKDDIGDKSVFMFMALPEDEKKAVVAKLEQDNSG